One window from the genome of Salvia miltiorrhiza cultivar Shanhuang (shh) chromosome 7, IMPLAD_Smil_shh, whole genome shotgun sequence encodes:
- the LOC130993357 gene encoding dof zinc finger protein DOF4.6-like isoform X1, which yields MFHFPFYFEFNLLGLLMFSCLKGIGSRNSEKKPRPQKEQALKCPRCKSTNTKFCYYNNYSLSQPRYFCKSCRRYWTEGGNLRNVPVGGSSRKNKRSSSSSISTHKSIPDLSCPPKHSPQNPKIHHGLHLNSSYNDPPLCGTGISDLCTQNPNLLISSPVHNSNSAGFPMHELKPSPDFSLENRFGNLEPAVQDNPAILFPAVADYEVEQLRGLQRDSNGFWTGMLSGGSW from the exons ATGTTCCACTTTCCCTTTTACTTTGAGTTCAATTTGCTAGGTTTGCTTATGTTTTCATGTCTAAAA GGAATTGGATCAAGAAATTCAGAGAAGAAGCCAAGGCCACAAAAGGAGCAAGCTTTGAAGTGCCCAAGATGCAAATCCACCAACACAAAGTTTTGCTACTACAACAATTACAGTCTCTCTCAACCTCGGTACTTTTGTAAGAGTTGCAGAAGGTATTGGACTGAAGGTGGAAATCTCAGAAATGTCCCAGTTGGTGGAAGCtcaagaaaaaacaaaagatcatcttcatcttctatTTCTACACACAAATCCATCCCAGATCTCAGCTGCCCACCTAAACACTCGCCTCAAAACCCTAAGATCCACCATGGCCTACACTTAAATTCATCTTACAACGATCCACCTCTCTGCGGTACTGGAATATCTGACCTATGtactcaaaaccctaatttgcTCATTTCTTCTCCGGTTCACAATTCCAACTCCGCCGGTTTTCCGATGCATGAGTTGAAGCCGAGCCCGGATTTCTCTCTTGAAAACCGGTTCGGGAACTTAGAGCCGGCGGTTCAAGACAACCCAGCAATCCTGTTCCCGGCGGTTGCAGATTATGAAGTTGAGCAGCTTAGAGGGCTGCAGCGTGATTCCAACGGATTTTGGACCGGGATGCTCTCCGGCGGTTCCTGGTGA
- the LOC130993357 gene encoding dof zinc finger protein DOF4.6-like isoform X2, with amino-acid sequence MDSAQWLQGIGSRNSEKKPRPQKEQALKCPRCKSTNTKFCYYNNYSLSQPRYFCKSCRRYWTEGGNLRNVPVGGSSRKNKRSSSSSISTHKSIPDLSCPPKHSPQNPKIHHGLHLNSSYNDPPLCGTGISDLCTQNPNLLISSPVHNSNSAGFPMHELKPSPDFSLENRFGNLEPAVQDNPAILFPAVADYEVEQLRGLQRDSNGFWTGMLSGGSW; translated from the exons ATGGATTCTGCTCAGTGGCTACAG GGAATTGGATCAAGAAATTCAGAGAAGAAGCCAAGGCCACAAAAGGAGCAAGCTTTGAAGTGCCCAAGATGCAAATCCACCAACACAAAGTTTTGCTACTACAACAATTACAGTCTCTCTCAACCTCGGTACTTTTGTAAGAGTTGCAGAAGGTATTGGACTGAAGGTGGAAATCTCAGAAATGTCCCAGTTGGTGGAAGCtcaagaaaaaacaaaagatcatcttcatcttctatTTCTACACACAAATCCATCCCAGATCTCAGCTGCCCACCTAAACACTCGCCTCAAAACCCTAAGATCCACCATGGCCTACACTTAAATTCATCTTACAACGATCCACCTCTCTGCGGTACTGGAATATCTGACCTATGtactcaaaaccctaatttgcTCATTTCTTCTCCGGTTCACAATTCCAACTCCGCCGGTTTTCCGATGCATGAGTTGAAGCCGAGCCCGGATTTCTCTCTTGAAAACCGGTTCGGGAACTTAGAGCCGGCGGTTCAAGACAACCCAGCAATCCTGTTCCCGGCGGTTGCAGATTATGAAGTTGAGCAGCTTAGAGGGCTGCAGCGTGATTCCAACGGATTTTGGACCGGGATGCTCTCCGGCGGTTCCTGGTGA
- the LOC130993949 gene encoding uncharacterized protein LOC130993949 has translation MNGVRRSSRGRAPNNPVTWENHYRVDIFYGTIDCILQELGFRFNEDAIELLKLSSSLDPRRGYELFNIDDICKLVEKYYPADFSSQDKLHLMYQLELYELDIRKSAHFQHVETLPELCQLLSKTGKSAIYYLVDRLIKLILTLPISTATSERAFSAMKIVKTRLRNKMEDDFLSSSLIMFIEREIAQSFDVDSIIDEFDLMKTRRSQLKIGCK, from the coding sequence ATGAATGGTGTGCGTCGATCAAGTAGAGGTCGTGCTCCGAACAATCCCGTCACGTGGGAGAACCATTATCGAGTCGACATCTTCTATGGAACAATAGATTGCATATTACAAGAATTGGGATTTAGATTCAATGAAGATGCAATTGAGTTGTTAAAGTTGAGTTCATCTTTGGATCCACGACGTGGGTATGAATTGTTTAATATTGATGATATTTGCAAGCTAGTTGAGAAGTACTATCCGGCTGATTTTTCAAGTCAAGATAAGCTGCATCTTATGTATCAACTCGAACTTTATGAGCTTGACATTCGAAAAAGTGCACATTTTCAACATGTTGAGACACTTCCTGAATTATGTCAACTATTATCAAAGACAGGCAAGTCAGCCATTTACTATCTTGTTGACAGGTTGATTAAACTTATTTTGACTCTTCCGATTTCAACGGCAACATCAGAACGTGCGTTCTCCGCCATGAAAATTGTGAAGACAAGGTTGCGGAATAAAATGGAAGATGACTTCTTGTCTAGTTCTCTGATAATGTTTATCGAGAGAGAAATTGCTCAGAGCTTTGATGTTGACTCAATTATAGATGAGTTTGATCTCATGAAAACTCGTAGATCGCAACTTAAAATTGGTTGCAAGTGA